Within Streptomyces roseirectus, the genomic segment CTCCGCCGACAAGCTCCGCCGTTCCTGTCGCCTTCCCACACAAGGATCGATTCGCCGAGACAGCCATGGCCGGTCACGAATTCTTCGAACCCGCAGACCGCAAGCGGCCCGTCGCCGACCCCACGGCGGCCGAGCCCCTGGCGGCGGAAGAAACACGCCCCACCTGCGATCCCGCCTTCAAGCACGGCGTCGTCGTCGGCTTCGACGGCTCCACGTCGAGCGAGCGGGCCCTCGCGTACGCCATCGGCATGGCCCACCGGTCCCGCGCCGGCCTGATCATCGTCCACGTCGCCAACCGGCTGCCCACGACCGTCTGGGCGGGCTGTGAACCCCCGGTCTTCGTCGACGTCCCGGACCACCGCACCGAAGTCCTCGGCCTCGAACTCGCCTGCGCGGACTACCTGTCCGAGGTGCCGTGGATCCTCGTCGAGCGTGGCGGCGACATCTGCCACGAACTGGAGGAGGTGGGGCGGGAGTACGAGGCGGACGCGATCGTCGTCGGCTCCACGCACGGCCTCGTGGGGCGGATCTTCGGCTCGGTCGCGGGGCGGCTCGCGAAGCGGGCGCAGCGGCCCGTGGTGGTCATCCCGTAGTACCCGAGGGGTAGTTGAGGCTCCCTCTTTCCTCCCCGGCTCCCCCTTTTTCCCTCAGGTTCCGCCGGGCATGAAGCTACCGGTGCGTAGCGGGTGTTTGTGTCCTTGTGAAGGGCATATAACGCACACCGCACAACTGCACATGCTTGAAGGGAGCCCCGCCGTGGCCAACGACGTCTCTGCGGGAATCAGCGGAAGCACCTCCACCATCGCCGGCCGACTCGCCCTCGCCGTCACCCTGTTGGCGTTCGGGCTCGGGTTCGCCGATGTCGTCGACGGAGTCTCGGCGGCCGACGCCGTCGCCGTCGCGCACTACATCGGCGGAGTCGCCCTCTTCGTCGCCGGACTCTTCGCCTTCCGGGACCACGACACGCTCAACGGGACCGGGTTCGTGGCCGTCGGAGCGTTCTGGTTCACCTGGGCCGTGTCCGCCGACAGGCAGGTCTCCGACAACGCGGCGGGGCTGTTCCTGCTGCTGTTCGCCCTCATCGCCCTGTCCCTCACAGTCTCCGGAGGGGACCAACTCGCCCAGGGGACCTACGGGTTGTTCCTCGTCGCGCTGGTCCTGCTGGCCATCTCGCGGTTCGCCGGGAACGACTCCCTCGCCAAGGTGGGCGGCTGGTTCGCCGTCGCGGCGGGCGCGGTCGCCTGGTACGCGGCGACCGCGGCGCTGGCCCACTGGCCGACCGCCCTGCCCGGACGTGGACGCGCTGCCGGCCGGGGGGTGACGGCCACCGGCTAACAGGCAGCCGACGCCGGGGAGTTGGGCGGCCCCGGCACTCATGAACGGACCCCCGGTGAAGGTGGCATCACCGGGGGCCCGTTCCGTTGCGGCGGGGGCGAGGACTACTCGACCGTCACCGACTTCGCGAGGTTCCGCGGCTTGTCGATGTCACGGCCCAGCGCCTTCGCCGTGTAGTACGCGAGGAGTTGGAGCGGGATGCCCATGAGGATCGGGTCCAGCTCGGGCTCGTTCTTGGGGACGACGATCGTGCGGTCGGCCTTCTCCTGCTCCTGGTGCGCGACGGCGACGATCCTGCCGCTGCGGGCCTTGATCTCCTCCAGGGCGGCGCGGTTCTTCTCCAGCAGGTCGTCGTCGGGGACGATGGCGACCGTCGGCAGGGCGGGCTCGATGAGCGCGAGGGGGCCGTGCTTCAACTCCGAGGCGGGGTACGCCTCGGCGTGGATGTAGGAGACCTCCTTCAGCTTGAGGGACGCCTCGCGGGCGACCGGGTAACCCCGCACGCGCCCGATGAACAGCATCGAGCGGGCCTCCGCCAACTCGGCCGCCAGCTTCTCGTACTCGGCCTCGTTCGCCATGATCTCCGCGATCTGGCCCGGGAGTTTGCGCAACCCCTCGATGATCCGCTTGCCGTCGCGCACCGACAGGTCACGGGTGCGGCCGAGGTGCAGGGCCAGCAGCGCGAACGCCACCGTCGTGTTCGTGAAGCACTTGGTGGAGACGACGCAGACCTCGGGACCGGCGTGGACGTAGACGCCGCCGTCCGCCTCACGGGCGATCGCCGAGCCGACCACGTTGACGACGCCGAGGACGCGCGCGCCCTTGCGCTTCAGCTCCTGGACGGCCGCGAGGACGTCGTACGTCTCGCCGGACTGGGAGACGGCGATGTAGAGGGTGTC encodes:
- a CDS encoding universal stress protein, which encodes MAGHEFFEPADRKRPVADPTAAEPLAAEETRPTCDPAFKHGVVVGFDGSTSSERALAYAIGMAHRSRAGLIIVHVANRLPTTVWAGCEPPVFVDVPDHRTEVLGLELACADYLSEVPWILVERGGDICHELEEVGREYEADAIVVGSTHGLVGRIFGSVAGRLAKRAQRPVVVIP
- a CDS encoding GPR1/FUN34/YaaH family transporter; its protein translation is MANDVSAGISGSTSTIAGRLALAVTLLAFGLGFADVVDGVSAADAVAVAHYIGGVALFVAGLFAFRDHDTLNGTGFVAVGAFWFTWAVSADRQVSDNAAGLFLLLFALIALSLTVSGGDQLAQGTYGLFLVALVLLAISRFAGNDSLAKVGGWFAVAAGAVAWYAATAALAHWPTALPGRGRAAGRGVTATG